Genomic window (Candidatus Latescibacterota bacterium):
TCGATTTCTCCACCGAATGATTTCAGCTGCGGAACATAAGCAAACCTGTCGGTAAAACGCTGGTCAGTGATCGAGGATTCCCCCGGTACCGCCAGGGCAAGAGCCGCAAAGAGCGGTTGAAGATCAGAATTCACTCCCGGATAAGGAGCTGTGAAGAGATGAAACGGCTTCAATCCCTTTTTCCCCGAAACATAAACACTACCTCCCCATTCGAAGATCTCTATCCCTGCTTCACGGAGATATTGCACATCGATACGAAGATGTTCGAGGTCGTAATCGCAGATCTTTACTTCGCCACCAGTCATACCTGCCGCGATCATGTAGGTCATAGCCTCGTCACTACCCTTCATGATCGACCATTCTGTTCCCTTGAGTTTCTTCACCCCTTCTATCTCGACAAGTCGGTTCGACATCCTTATCTTCGCACCCATACTATTCAGGAAACCTGTAAAGTCCTCGATCTCGGGTCTCGTGTTGGCATTTCTTATAATAGTCTTACCCTTCGCCAGACAGGCACCCAGCATCACATTCTGTGTGCCGGTAGTCGATGGAAGGTAGAATTCGATATCGGCGCCCTTGAACGAAGAGACGCTTCCCTTGATCGCCTCTTCCCCCATGTCAATATCTGCTCCGAGCTGTCTCAGCCCGTCGATATGGAGATCGAATTTCCTGGAGCCTATGTCACACCCGCCGGGGAAAGGAAGAAGGACCTTTCCGAAACGGGAAAGGAAAATCCCGAGCATGAGAAGAGATGACCTGATCTTTGAGGCCAGCTCATACGGAATCACTGCTTCGCATATTGTAGAAGGATCTATTGTCACATCGCTGCCCTTCACTACGACCCGCGCACCCAGCTTGCGTATCACTTTAATCGCTACCTTGATATCCTGCATTCCAGTGGGAACATTGTGAAGCTTCACCGTCCCGCTACTCATCAGTGACCCGAAAAGTATCGGAAGAGCCGCATTCTTGGCTCCACTCAAGGATATCTCTCCACTGAGGGGATTTCCGCCCATTACTTCAAATACTGCCATTAATTTCCTCTTTCACACATATTTTACAATGTTTTAAGCAGACTTAACAAAAGTTAGCAAGATTCGTTCAAATGTGGCAACTATTTTTGAATAAGTTGTTGTTAATTTTTCTTTTGGACTTGCGGCAGAACACTGTTGTACTATTTCCAACGAATCATGGACTGTAAGGACATATCTCCACGCACCCGGGCCTGAAAGGAAAAATGAAAAGTCGCCAGATAAATATGATCCTGCTGTTAAGCATCCTATCACTGTTTATCAGCCTTCCGGGGCCACTGAATGTAATCAGCGGGTTTTTGCAATCTTTCTATATCCCCGGCCTGGTATTACTGGCCCTGTCAGGATTCAAGCCGCGCTTCAAAGGTGAGCCGGTCCTCCTGTCTTTCCTGCTTTCCCCCGTGATCCTCTCGATCTCGGTCCTGCTCGTCTCGTTCTTTGTCGATTCCTTTCCAACAGCCCTTAGATTCTCCCTTTTCGGGTTTTATCTCATACTCGCCATCATCCTCGTCATGAAGAAAACCCCGGTTGACCCAGCAGATGAAAGCCTCCCCACCGGAATATTTATCATCTCAGGCGCCTTTGCCTGCACTATAGCCCTGTCATATATCTTTAATGACATTCTACTTATCAGATCCGATGCCTGGTATCATGCTTCTGTCGTGGCTGAGATATCCAAAAATGGTATCCCGCCGATGGAGACATGGCTCGCTGATTCTCCGATCAGATATATGTGGATCTATCATCTGTTCCTGGCATCATGGAAAAACCTTTCAGGGCTGACAGTATTCCCCGCGATGGGATTCTTCAATGTAATGAGCGCCCTGTCCTTTCCGTTCCTGATCAGCCGTGTCGTATCTGTCTTTTCAAATGAAAAAAAGTACCTCCTCTGGGTCCCGGCATTCTCAATCGCCGGCATGGTCATCGCTTCATGGGTCCTCTGGCCCTTAGGTCTTGCAAGAGCTCTGTCGGGTGAAGTGCGCGGAATGGAAGAGATCACGCGGATCCTCGGTCAGGCCAGGGTCCAGCTGGACGGTGTGGCGGTGACATACTTCCTCACCCCTTACAAGGCACTGATGATCAACTTCCTCGACAAATTTATCACAGTCACCCCCTTCAGTTACTCTCTCGACCTATTTCTGCTTGGGTTCTCTGTAATACTATTCTCACGTGTCGACAGATCGATCACGGCCAGAAACATGGTAACCCTTTTCGTCTCGGCTCTTGGAGCTTTGCTTTTTCATGTCATCATCGGGATCTCCTTTGCGGGTACCGCAGTCGGAACCGGAATTCTACTATGCGTACTCAGCAGGATCAGAAAAGAGAAAGGGAGTTTCGCTCAATCAGCCGCAATTCCGGTAACAGCCCTTCTCGCTATTCTCGCCAGCTATCCATATATTTCTTCTCTCGGTGCTACATCGACTAATGGAGGGAATTTTTTCGCTGAACACTTTCATCTCGGGATTACAAACGCCATAACGATCTTCTTCCCTCTAATCATTCTTTTTCCCTTTCTATTTGGTGCTATCAGAAAAATTGCTGTTCTTTCCGACAGAAAGTATTCAGTTCTGGCTGCAGTTCTAATCTGTCTTCTTGGGCTCAACCTTTTCTTCAACCTTCCCACTCATAACGAATCCAAGCTGCTCTTTCCATTCTTCCTCGTCCTCGGCATCCCCGTCTTCATCGAGATCATAAAAAGCTGGTCTGAAGCTGCCCGCTCGAAAAAAACGTTGCTGAGTCTGTGGCTTGCTCTTTTATTCCTCGTTCCGTTATTGTTGACTTTCAGGGGATACCTTATTACTGAGCCAAGGGGAACTCACGAGACCCGCAGACAAAATCTCGACGAGAATGATCGACTCGCATACGAATGGATCTTGGAGAACACTTCTCCGAATGCTGTGATAGCTGAAGACAACACCTATCACATCGCCCCAGTGCTTTCTGCAAGGCACTCTCTATATTCGGACATGGGTGTGATAAAGGTCCTCGGATACACGGGCAACCGCTATGAATACTATAAACGACTTCAAAATAGCCTCTTCTCTCCTGAAACACCGATCGGTGAGGCAGCTGATCTGGCCGCAATATCAGAGCTCGACCTCTATGTGGTCGTTTGGACAAGTGACCTTGAGAATAAATCATTTCTGTCGGGCAGATTTGAAAATGCTCCCGGGAATTTCACAGAGGTTTACAATAATCCGAAAGTGAAGATCTTCAAGCTGATCAAAAAGGAAGGCAAAGAATGATAAAAGAAAAAATAACCCAGGTTCCTGCTATCATGGATGAAGAGTCTATCGATCTCTGGCTTACGTTTGTACGTGAGACAGAGACAAACGGCGATCCCGCTCTTGACCTCATCCTTGGAGCCAATTGCACCTGGCAGTCTGCATTCATGATCGCCGCGACCGGAGATGCAATAGCCATCGTGGGAAGCCTTGACGAAACCAGGATCAGGGAAACAGGTGCTTATGAAGTAATCGGATATAAAGAGGGAATAGGATCCGTTCTGATAGAACAGCTTGACAGGTTTTCTCCCGGATCGATAGCCATCAACTACTCTTCCAGCGACAAGATGTCCGATGGTCTCTCGCACGGGATGTACCTCACCCTGACTGATTACTTAAAGGGCACGAGCTACGAGAACGCCCTGGTGAGCTCCGAAGGGATCATCTCAAAACTGAGGGGTAGAAAGAGCCCCGAAGAGATCCGCAGGATCAAGATAAACATCGACCTTACAGAAAAGATATTCGACCGGGTCACGACATTCATAAAACCTGGAATGACCGAGAAAGAAGTCGCCACTTTCATCCTAGGCGAGGTACGAAAAGAGGGCGTGGAGACATCCTGGGAACAGGAACATTGCCCCGCTGTCTTCACAGGCCCCGATTCGGCTGGAGCACACGCGGGACCGACGGACAGGAAGATAGAAAAAGGACACGTCCTGAACATCGATTTCGGCACACGCAGCGAAAAGTACTGC
Coding sequences:
- a CDS encoding Xaa-Pro peptidase family protein, with the protein product MIKEKITQVPAIMDEESIDLWLTFVRETETNGDPALDLILGANCTWQSAFMIAATGDAIAIVGSLDETRIRETGAYEVIGYKEGIGSVLIEQLDRFSPGSIAINYSSSDKMSDGLSHGMYLTLTDYLKGTSYENALVSSEGIISKLRGRKSPEEIRRIKINIDLTEKIFDRVTTFIKPGMTEKEVATFILGEVRKEGVETSWEQEHCPAVFTGPDSAGAHAGPTDRKIEKGHVLNIDFGTRSEKYCSDLQRTWYFLREGETEAPEEVIRPFDTIRDSISLAAKKIRPGMEGREVDSIVRSYITDKGYDEFPHATGHQVGQATHDGAGLLCPEWERYGKLPYLKIEETQVYTIEPRINIAGFGIATMEEIIVVRPDGGEFLSNQQKEIILI
- the murA gene encoding UDP-N-acetylglucosamine 1-carboxyvinyltransferase, with product MAVFEVMGGNPLSGEISLSGAKNAALPILFGSLMSSGTVKLHNVPTGMQDIKVAIKVIRKLGARVVVKGSDVTIDPSTICEAVIPYELASKIRSSLLMLGIFLSRFGKVLLPFPGGCDIGSRKFDLHIDGLRQLGADIDMGEEAIKGSVSSFKGADIEFYLPSTTGTQNVMLGACLAKGKTIIRNANTRPEIEDFTGFLNSMGAKIRMSNRLVEIEGVKKLKGTEWSIMKGSDEAMTYMIAAGMTGGEVKICDYDLEHLRIDVQYLREAGIEIFEWGGSVYVSGKKGLKPFHLFTAPYPGVNSDLQPLFAALALAVPGESSITDQRFTDRFAYVPQLKSFGGEIDHYGNCAVVTGGNPLKGAKVRATDLRGGVAEILTGFISSGKTIVDNIYQIDRGYERIERKFSRLGAHIKRKS